In the Necator americanus strain Aroian chromosome X, whole genome shotgun sequence genome, agaaaagaatgaaaataattaaaaagagCTTAGAAATGATGAGTTAGTGACATTTCTCATCCAATCATAGAATAAAGGATCAAAATAATCTCGTATGGAATAAAAACGAGAGAAATATTAAACGTGAGATGTACTCGCCAACGCCTAggacacatacatatacacaaaCATTCCCGAACGATGGATCGATAATGGCAGAAGGATCAACCTTAACGACAGATCAAAATAAGTTTCCGCACTAACTTTTCTCTGAACTGTGTTTACTTCTAGTCGAAATTCTAATAGAATATCGATCGATCAAAATCTTTCTTGAAACAGCGATACGTTTTCTCAGATCGCAGaaacatagaaaataatagaataatagagTGTAAGAATTACACGATGGCCTAAAAGAGCGTTTCGAGTCGTTACCAGGAGTCCGAGAAAGAATCGAACACCTATGTGATTCTTATGCATCTAAAAGGTGAAGAATTCAGTTAAATTTCTGGACTTATTAGGGATTCAGAGTCAGAACTGGAGTCCTCAGAGATCAGAATGGATTTGGATTTGGAATCTGATTGGAGGGATGATTTTAAATGAAGTAAACGGATATAATGGGAGCAATACCTATAACATAAACCTAGACAACCAATGTGTACGACTTTTTTCAGcgaattcaatttaattgaatattaaaggcatcagcccaggaatctggagtggtgtaGGTgtaggggtcgtagattatgaggaggagggtgattctgtccatttctttccaattgtCATAAAAAAAGGCCCTGAAGATGTGGCTTTGAGcattccggggcgctatttcctacagcgatttcgattggagcgtgccagcgtTGTGCatgcgcagcatcttccgatccgctttttacggcaattaggaagaaatggacaggatcaccctcttccccacaatctactatccagaTCTTCGATGTGGTGTGTCGTTCTTAAGCACAGTTTTGCACGAACGTCTCGTTCTTCAGCAAGAGCTTTCACAAAAACGATCCATTCCCCGCTATTCTATATCCTGTGAAACCTTACGTTTCGTCTAAACTGCCTTTTTATGTCGAGCGTTCtaaggttttcttttatcaCCTCAATCTAAAACTTCCATTTTCGGTCATGTGCCCATTTCCAGCTCGAGCTCGACAACTCCTGTAAACACGTCGAGCTAAGGCGACCTGCTGGTCTTTTCAGTAGATGACCAAGGAAGCGAGGATGACTGTGGCCACTTCTGATGGCaatgcaagatgttgataccTTCTCTGTGTCATCCGCACACCACATCAACTTCCGCATAAGGATCTTCACTGCGGCATACTCTAGGTCAAACGTATCCTTTCCATCACCGTAGGCGGTGCTGTTTAAGTCTCCGATTGTCTGCCCATGACTTGTTGTCTTATACGGAATTCTTGCATCATGAGGCGGTGAATGGATGAGTAGACTCGCAGATCGACTTCTTTGGTGATAgtggtcgaccacaggcatttcgttaagttAAGGCAGTTAGATAAAGATGTGCCCTTAGCCCATCATTGCTGAATACCTTTCTGGCAGCTTTCAGTTGCCGTTGCCTACAGATCAGGTAACAGAAATCATTGAAGAGTTtgatcggttgtccgtccaccctaaTTCCTGTTCGGGGTCTCGAAGaaacccacatctgcttgtaCTTATCATGGCGTAGGGGTAATACAGAAAGTGCAGCTAACTTCGATAAAAAGTTCATAATAACAACGATCATCGGAAGTATTCGCTTTGAAGTTATAATTGGTGCAATTATGTGGAATGAACCGTTTGAAGCGCTTTCTCATCAGAAACAATGGAGAAATGAGCACAAATAATTACGAACAATCCTTTTGAATTATTGAGGGAGTAGTCGGCTTTCCAGGGGAGACGGAACGAGTCCTCAATCAAGAAATCGTATTCAGAAGGATGGAGTGAATTGTTTCAAAcgtgtgttctttttttcataaccaAACGTTAAGAAATAGGAGATTTTTGCGCAGAATTAGTATCGGCGTTAAGATCTTTGTGGAAAGTTCCTAAGCGTCCGAGATTTCCACAATATGTGATCTTAGCTAAACGTAAAATATACGTTTTCATGcggaaaatctgaaaagaacTGCTGCTGTATGAATGTGAATGTGTCATGCTGTGCTTCAATAAGTTCTGAAAAGCAAGCATTACTCACCAAATCCTATTTGAGAGAAGTAAACACAAACATAACTTAAAAGCGTCGAGTGCTGAATATCCTCATATTAAGCCTAATTGAAAGAAGGAATTTATTCGTCCgagaaaaattgttcgaaagtTGGAGAAGCTTTGTAAATTTTGCCAAAGCCGTGAATTTTTGTTCGTTTCCCTCTGATAGCGGTTCGAATCAggggaaaaaatagaacaacaaaTAGGAAAGGGAATAAAGTAAACGCCGCGTTCAccttaaaaattaaactacATTATCGAATACTGTAAACAGTTTCGAAGGAAAAGATCGAAAGAGGCAATGGTTACTGATAGCAATTGCCGCACAAATTTcaatatagaataaaaaaaaacaactcacaaTATGAGGTAGTTGTTCCTATGCATCCCCCTGTAATCGCTAGTATGTCTGAATAATTTAGTTCTTTCGTTTCACCTCATTATAATGTTACAGCGTTTTATTGTAGATCCACacaccttttttatttccaaatcGAATGTGAGATAAACTTTAATTGGGGATAAGAGAAAGCtgagcaatgaaaaaaaatagtagaaaaagtctctttaaaaaattctgaaaaatgaaattgttttaGATTAGGTACAAACGGATTCCTAgtcacatttattcaaatcCATCTATGCACCGTTTCTTTCTAATAGAAGATCAGGATtggtttattttaattttgctcTAAAATTTTAACggttctgttttgttttcacactgctaaattttattctattactctctttttttttgtgtcttcCTATCTTTTGCTGCctcagttttcttcttattcgcgtcagttctacatttagagAGCATTCAAGCTTGACTGTACATCTAAATATATTTCTCAACCTCCTCCCCCCCACAATTTGGgaacattattcaaagtacgaattttctgtttttttcgtacagcaattagcacagaatgacGTATCAATACGAAAGGACGTGAATATCgttatcgtactgataaagatagcgctCAACGTCGAACCACGTAAACTGTTAACAATTTATTCACccatttgcatgcgtgtttctcctttttctggaaaagacgTGTTACCAACGTGAGACCATTGTGCctggaaatagatacgcggaggagtcatagaggtgaaacgcaacacatGTTGTTACCATTACTATGAAACGATTCAGAACGTCTCATTTACTCTTTGCCAAATTCATATGAATTAATTGCGCCATACTACCCGCACAATGACACTCCAATTACACGCAACTGGAACCATCCGAGCCAAATTTAACGCTCTGTGGCGCTAACGCACCTATTCCAGGCCGTGTGACTTGTTTcacaccattttatagctatttgATGCtgacgcaccaatccgacgctgtgaGATCCATCCCAACCTCtactatagctttctggctcAAAGACGCTATGGGACCCGTCCTGCtctcttttttggaatttcgtgactgtcACATATACACGTCACAGTATAAACCCGTTATTACATAGCATGGCATAGTATAATAAAATCAtgacaaaatgaaaactaGTAGTTGTATTTACCCAAAAATCGATGCACTTTTAACTACGTCACTTGCAAAAGTTTTATCTGAACTCTTCTTTATagtcagaaataaaaaaaagaaaatgcaaagaTTAGATTACGGCACAGATGATTGGTCTTTTGAGGACTTCCTTCGAATATGTAGATGAGGGATTGAGAGGATATTACAGTTTCCTGCAATTGACCTATTTTagtagagaaaaaactaaagaaaaagattaattTCAATCTTGATGACACTGATGATTAATTTTACACTTCCACTTCTTATGATTCGGACTACTATTAATTCGGCTGCCACAAAAGTGATTGCAGAGCGTCAAAATAAAAGATCGAAATCAACTCCACTTTTGTTGAGAATATTATGGACAAAGAGCATTCAATTACAAGTAGTCTCGCGCAGTTGGCGCATTTGCTGGATGTATTCAAGCACAATCAGATTGGGAGAGTGACGTTATGCCGAGTTCAGACCAAGAATTTTGTACAATATATAAGGAATCTACAAGAGTGTTTATTTCTCATCCAGACCATTCTCGCACATGAAATCGCTCGTAATCTTTCTGTTTAGTTTCTAtaaagtttaattacccaagtttgaagCGATCTTCTCGGCAAAAATCCACCGCACTACTGTTGATATATCAatttcattctgaaaaaactggaaaaaaaataaagtgacaGTACCATaagtctcttttcttcttttgtaatatttttgttggtttttcttcagtaagaaagaaattccaagCAACGATATAGCAAACAGAATAGTCAATAGTCTTTGTCCATAGATATGGTAGATTATTGACGTTTTTGACCTAGGAGTTAGGTTAcagtaaattaaaatattgacGACCGTGGAAAGAAACGTATCATGGAATAATCCAATACAATGTCATGTGTGGTCAATTCGTATTGTGTTCTATAGGGTGAACTGGTGTTTTTGTGgctgtttgtgtttttgttttgcgttgatcagaataaaaaagaagagtgtGCCAAGCAGACAAATGGAATGCATTACGGTCGAAGCGCCGCGGTCATCCAGTTGAACATATTCGACGCCGACTATATCTGTTGCATTTTTACACACGATAGCGTTTCAACTgttcatatttattcattataatTAGGTACAGCCAGAAGATGAGAAATAGACAAAaatagtcgtttttttttcaacgatacGCGTCACAAGCATAAATTAAATCCGAACACTATAGAAATTACAAGGAGATCATCGTAAATTGGGGCGACCaataatcacaaaaaaaaaagaatcgacagtaaataggttttttttcaggaactacATCGTCAAAAATCGGAAACGATCTTAGGATATTACGAATCGATATGGTGGGAAATAGTGAAATTATTGGCTGCTACATTATGTACATGTGAGACTGGGATCCATTACAGACAATTTCTCGTGGAACCAACGGCTACAGAGccattttattcgtttttcattGGCTTCAACGTTGCCGAAGCTTTCTTCTCCACCGATGTGTCCCTTGTCTCACAACTGGATGTTAGGATTGAGTAATCCTCGATCACACGTAACACTTGCCTGTATACGCCTCCTGGAAAAAATCCCAGTACAGACAATGGGTTTTAATAATTGTGTAACTTGGATGACCTCTTTTGAGAACATTTGTTCAATTCTACAATGGGATTACTGTAGGAATAACTAGTACTTTCAAATTACCTTGACCATCGACGAAATTGTGATAGACAAGATTCCCAACTATTGCAATTATACGTAGCATACATGGAAATAGGTAACGATGACCACAAAGCAAGCAAGCTGGAagcaaattatttatttattgtttaatatagcaaaaatagttgaaaaaaatgtcttaTACCTGATAATTGAAGCGCTTGTAACAGTGCTGTAACAAGTAGTAACGTTGCAATTTCTGTTCTATTCTCACGTTGTAGGAGAATACTCCTTAATTGTAACGCTTATTAGGTTCATTGATCAGAgtaattataaaaatactaGTTTAGTATTTATATTGATATTTGTTAACAGATCATACTTAGTCATGGttaaaaatccttaaaatttgggaaaaaaatcattaccCTCTGAGATattatgttccttttttcaaaggcaacataccatgACACTGAAGATGTTGGCAgctctccacgaaaagataagATTAAAAGAGTAGGTTACTAGTATGAGTGCGATCATTCTCAGTCTCCCCTAACTATactaaaaacggcgtggaaaacggGCTTGCCGAtcaatttttcctacgaggcagcTAACAACGCGTCACGTACGCGAACTCAGGGATGCGCGCGTGTGAGAGACGACATTGACGGTCTTTTGATTTTCAGCTTGCTGACCGTGCTAACCTTATTTTTTCGTGGAGTGACatcgtcaaattcgtggtatggtaCCTTTAGTAATTAACATATATTTGTCTACAAATTTCATTCAAACTTGTCAAATCACGTATTTGAGGGATTTGAGGTAAAAATTCTCCGATCTACTTTGCTCAGAAAACtagctgaaaaataaaataaaatgtttggtTTCTTCTCATAAATTCTGAATTACGTTCCCAGTTTTATGAAATTCGATCCCTTGGATTACACTTATTTGCTCGTTTTTTAAACTTCTACTTGAAGAATGTTTTTGGGAGAAAACAATAGGGTTTTGGTACATTTCTCCAGgataagaaatcaaagaagGTTGTATATGTCATTTTTGGTTTGGCAAAAACGTGTACTggcagataaaaaaaaaaaaaaaaacttcgggaCGGATGTAGcacaatcggtaagaggtttcgttGTCACTCAACGATCGATTTGTGGTTCGAGGTCGCCCTCTCGTTCCTTCAGGGTCGATGAACTAGTACGAGATTTGTCCAGGAGATTAGAAACACTGGGTTGATGTATGGATTGACCCCCGCGGCATagtgtatatacatatactttaacatttttaacattttaaaaattacaaacaaatacattttaaaaatctcaAGAATTTCTAATTGCAGTTAGGCGCGTTGGCGCATTTCAAGCGGATTAATACGCCAGAGcctttatctttaaaaaaaaattcaaaaaccacAGAAAAGGTCTCAGAACTATCGGTCATTTTGGGGCCAAAagttcaaggaaaaaagatattcGTTGGTGCAAGCTTGGTGTAAGATAAAGGTTCAACGAAAATCTTCCTTCTCCTTCAACTTTTGTTCTCAAAAAtactttccaaaaaattctgaagtttCAACGAGAATCTTTTTTCTCCGTTGAACTCCTTCAAATAGCGCTGAGGCCTTTCCTGCGGTTTTTGAAAGGTTGTGGAATGAGGAACTTTTGCAAAGCCACTGGTGCCAAATAGGCACAAACAGAccattcattattatttttcttttttaattatatttcgTAGATTATAAGACTAAATAATTATAGAGAAGCAAATCAGAAACGAATACATTAatatttaagcaaaaaaattctcttaaaCAAACCTTAAGAGGATACCAAACGAGAGCAGGCAAGCACCATAGATCCTGATAACAAACGCGCTTTCGTCCGTCTTTATATCCACTCCGAAATCCAAGCGAAATGATAACGATGGCGTGACCAAGCTCTTAAAAACATCTTGAAATATGTGCATATTTTTAGaggggagagaaaaaaaacgaaatgcaCGAAAAAGTgctgagaaatttccagaaaagatcggtcatatagtttttttttatgttcacagagaagatagaaaaatagccgttgagagaaaagaaaagaaatatcaaaaattgaaGTTTCCATTTGAAGATTGAAGGGGAAATTTTACCAGATATGTAGAAAAATGTCTATAGAGATCGGTgaaaaatgttgtaaaatCTCACCAGAAAACCAatcagataaaaataaagagtaTTCAACGAATTCCAGTACAATAATCCTCGTGGCAATCGAACATAAAAACTTTCATTGATGCCGAGTAGTTGAGATATCtaaacaattaattttttttttgccaaattaaaatttgaactACAAATTGGTTTAATATTGCAATTAAAATACAGCCGCTTTCAGCGATCTCCTCTTGAATTCgcaagaaatgaaattattccCAATATCCTTCATTTGAATGACAACATTTCCAGTTAAATTCAAGAGgaaattaaagtttttttcgattccaatattccttaaaaaacgaaatttcaaTTCCCAAGTGATGACGTTTTGTTATAATCATTGAAGAAGATTCTTAAAAAGAACTTATTCCTTACATTGTGATCATAgttttttcatagaatttttttctggataaaaaatACTCTTTGATACATTCTCTATACGCGCATGAACGCGGATTAACAGCTGTCCCCTGCTCTAATCGATATCATGAACATTCCATATCTATCGATTTTCATCGTGATTGGAAGCGAGAGAGCGGTTAATTGAGCTAAACTAAAGTTAAACAGTTAACTACGATAAATTAAGGCAATTCCAGTCGTTTTGTGATCTACTAATAACTAATGGAAATTAAAGGGTAATTAAgcttatatttaaaaaaaaaacgaagtattTGGCCCATCACTTGAGGAATAAAACggggcaaaatgaaaaaactacACAGAATCGTGGGAAAAtccatttcatcatttttttcctctgttaaGGGATAATTACAGAAGATTAAGGTAGGGAACAACTACGTAAAGAGATCAACGATAATTTTTCTCCTCCgcttcttcgaaaaaagaaaaattcgacaaTCGTACCATTGCTTATTTTACATAATAAATTTCATATCGAACTTTCAAgtcgaatccagaaaaaaaaatgtaagtaGGGGAACATAAATGTATTCTGGACAACTGAACGAAGGAAATTACTCACTTTTGATCTGTAGATATCCCCATTATCCTTCGCCAATTCGCCAACACCAAGCAGTTTTCGAGTTTTGAGTCGACTTTGTAGATCGCTGGCCGATTGTTTCCTACTAACCACAGTCTGCTCATCAATCATATCCCAAATTAATCGAAGctgaatatttttgttcgAATTTTTCGTTGATCGTTATCATGAATCGTTTCTCGGATAATTTCAACGTGGATGACGTGTAGAATTTTTGATGgtaatgaaaaatttatataTGATTGTCATATAAATTGAATATATAATGTTTGTGCTTTTGCTATGCTCCCTGCTACATccgagaaaatttttgttgattgcGTCCCATCTTCTCGAATGTAATAAGAAACCGTCACATATCACGTCATCATGTGGGATTTCATGACAACGTTGGTTCGTTACGAACGGAAGGAGATTTCGAACGGATGTTGaaacgttggaaaaaaaaaccccacaCTGAGCGCATGGTAACAATGTCACAAAACGaacgggagaaaaaaaaaagataaatatgtGAGAAAGCTGGAAGAACATTTGTTATCCATGTGACTACCACTTGACAATAATTTATAGCGGAAGAGTTCATAGTTTAAGAATAGCTACGTttaaaaagttaagaaatcgcattttttttatctctttcctttacatttctgcttttttctaaTGGATTTTATGGATTATGGATTAGAACTGGGCTTTTTATCGTGGTTGGATGGTTAAAGTTTTTAGCCtatcaattttaatttaatttgatttttattttattttattttattttcatttttattctattttatctaatttttaattagtttttttccattatcgCCATTGCCGCTATCAACgaagttttttctcaaaaactttTAAATCTCCAAATTTTTATGATATTTTCAATAGCTTTCTTTGCTATAAGCAGCGTTTAAACGCAAAATTACCTTGGAGGAGgaaggaaataaacaaattagaaaattactgagtaagtaaattttcaaagtaGTGATTAGGAATCTTAGAATAGAGAATGATTTTAATAATCAGCGAAAAGACCTTGAGAACGTGTGAAATgtataatattaaaatatggcaaaaatttttaacaaGTGCTAGCTTTTAAATATATGAAAACAGAGTTGGAGTTAAGGGAACTTAAAATAttgttaaaaaattgaaaaattttatattgtttatgCGTATTTAAATAACTTTTAACGTAATGCTAGGATTTTGAACGAGGATTTGGATGAATTCAGGATGAAACAATTACGAAGAATGTGAAAATGAAGGTGGCCaacttcgacaaaaaaaaggaataaattaattagcaggatattcgaagaaatcgaAGTGAGGAAAATGTTAGTTCTCACTTCAGCAATGCTAGCGGATTGTATTTCAGGTTTTCGTGCAGGAAGTTTTCGGATACATAGCTGAGAAGCTGGATTGATAAAACGTTtcacatccattttttttctggacaaacatctatgaaaaatggaaagtccTGAGGACTTTATGGAACTATGACCTATAAACTTAAGATTCATACTAACGAATGGAGAACTACAGTAGGAACAGGGTAAAATAATGGAAGTACCCATATAACTAAGTAGAATCCGGGCGAAATGTCGTAAACtaataaaaacatttaaaaaaaagatgaatggcTATAATGAATCATTTATGTAATGGCATAGCAAAtctgaaagaacaaaaatttttcctgGTTGGTGATattgaacacttttttctggaaaaaaaaatctccctaCGTCATGTCTACTTACATTTTTCGGCAATAAATTGTCGCATTGACTTGTGtcagttttctttgaaaagccTATTTTGCTTAAAAGCCGAAAATTATATTGAAAAATAGCTGAAAAGAGCGAGTAAACGAACGGATGTGTTAACCGAAAGCGAATACGTAGACGAATATTACGTTTTTCGTACATCATATCCAGAAATACATTGATATATCCAGATAAATATCGCTTTCCAGCATGATTTAAACATTAACAtcgcaaaaaaagtgcaaggaaatatttaataatggaaaattcttggagaaaaaaaaaaacggggaaaaattatttagtaCGAAGGCGGTATGGAAAAAATAGTATTTCTCTCAGATTTCAAGATCCATAACCACTACTCCATCCAGATATGCGAaattttagggaaaaaaaacattgtgctgtttttttttgcaaattatttACGATCTTTTATTTATGTTCTTTGGCTGATCGCTGTTTACGGGACTACAAGCTAATTAATGTTTCCATTTAGAAGACAAATTACTTAGGAAATCgttttcttcaacaatttaCTGGAGATTACTAGGTAGTTAATGGACGATAGTTTTCTGATTGATTGATGATCTACTTATGTACGATAGGTTAATAAATCTTCTAAATGTACTGAACGTGGATTATTAGTGCTGGGACATAGGATTGCAGAAATGttatgctttgaaaaaaaaaactattattattattatagagTTGTATACGGATAATGAGAGGGTGATACGGTTGCTGACGTCTGGAAACGCTTGGAAATTACCGGACAGGAGAGGTGGACAGGTTTGAAATCGTTCGA is a window encoding:
- a CDS encoding hypothetical protein (NECATOR_CHRX.G21599.T1), with amino-acid sequence MIRTTINSAATKGELVFLWLFVFLFCVDQNKKEECAKQTNGMHYGRSAAVIQLNIFDADYICCIFTHDSVSTVHIYSL
- a CDS encoding hypothetical protein (NECATOR_CHRX.G21598.T1) encodes the protein MPVVDHYHQRSRSASLLIHSPPHDARIPYKTTSHGQTIGDLNSTAYGDGKDTFDLEYAAVKILMRKLMWCADDTEKVSTSCIAIRSGHSHPRFLGHLLKRPAGRLSSTCLQELSSSSWKWAHDRKWKF
- a CDS encoding hypothetical protein (NECATOR_CHRX.G21600.T2) is translated as MSVNMLPDIILSERSNTTIMDISSAPANIRHKPFLTEDSRKQSASDLQSRLKTRKLLGVGELAKDNGDIYRSKISQLLGINESFYVRLPRGLLYWNSLNTLYFYLIGFLSLVTPSLSFRLDFGVDIKTDESAFVIRIYGACLLSFGILLRSILLQRENRTEIATLLLVTALLQALQLSACLLCGHRYLFPCMLRIIAIVGNLVYHNFVDGQGGVYRQVLRVIEDYSILTSSCETRDTSVEKKASATLKPMKNE
- a CDS encoding hypothetical protein (NECATOR_CHRX.G21600.T1) is translated as MMLLRQPKDRIHQTPLLRLTFEAQGLVAIFSQYDMNMNTSDNRLTGLRQEERNGMYEAHKVYELRSSRFMVAQHIFRILEKAVCKNFKQFTYFSMSVNMLPDIILSERSNTTIMDISSAPANIRHKPFLTEDRKQSASDLQSRLKTRKLLGVGELAKDNGDIYRSKISQLLGINESFYVRLPRGLLYWNSLNTLYFYLIGFLSLVTPSLSFRLDFGVDIKTDESAFVIRIYGACLLSFGILLRSILLQRENRTEIATLLLVTALLQALQLSACLLCGHRYLFPCMLRIIAIVGNLVYHNFVDGQGGVYRQVLRVIEDYSILTSSCETRDTSVEKKASATLKPMKNE